CAAAATGATTTCAGTTGGCACACTGTATGTCGATATTTGACTTCATTTAATATACCAGCCAAATGCTCTCATTTCTactatcttcctttttaaaattctacaTTGCTGAGAATGCCTTCAGTACATAATAGCAATGGAAGTGGCCTATAGTAAATCATTATATTTATGGGGATATGCATCTTCTTATCAGACTAACTTGAAAAATACAGTATATTTTCCTAAACAGACTTAAGAAATCTTAGTCCATATTACTTATTATTCAAAACCAGCTATTAACTCACAGTGATGGACTGCATTAAAAAtgaactgtggtccgggaggtggcacagtggataaagcgcttgactctcaagcgtgaggtcctgagttcaaaccccagcagcacatgtaccagaataacgtctggttctttctctctctctcctcctatctttctcatcaataaataaataaaatctttaaaaaataaacaaataaataaaaataaaaataaactacttCCTCGAGTAGATCTCAAAGTGATTTCAGATACACAAGGTGCGTGTGTATACAAGAGGGGAAATTTACTACAACAAATTTACTACAACCACTAGACTGGTCTTAAAGCTAGTTTCTCACTAAAATCTCACCCAGATACAGAAGTGGAACATTTTGCATGTTTCATAAGGCAAGAGAACTGAAAGAGCCTATCTATCACTGTTAGTATGAAACATGCTTAGTCCATCAACTCTTGGTGTATGTAAGAGTCTACACATGCAGTAGAAAACCAAATGGAGTTTACAGgaattttctctcctctctaattTAAAATTTAGTCAGAGGAGGAGGTATGCATTTTAACAAGAAGGCATCTCACGTCAGTAATTTGACTGAAGGCACTTGAGTCAGAGTCTACCTAGGGAGAAATGACAGCTTTTGCTACACTTGCTAACTTCACAACGATTGTAAAGAGCAATGTGGTTTCTGTAAATGTAGTCAGAGAGCACACTAATCTGATGTGCTTTGGCATATTGGTTCACCGAGAAAACAGGTACTTTCTCTGGTTGCAATAAGAAAATGAAGTGGGCTGGGGTATAGTGAACCCAATAAGTGCACCTCAAATGTGAgggcacaggttcaaaccccagaaccacacaAGAACACTACAGcacaggaggaaacttcacagatggtgatgtAATGtcactttttcctctctccttttgtcGCTAGctcaaataaacatatatatattttttaagttggcTCAGGAGTTGTAGAATCATGTATGTGCAAGgtccagatctctctctctctctctctctctcacacacacacacacacacacacacacacacacacacacacggagtcaAATCTCTGTCCTTTTAGTAGCTAAAAACTAAGCTAGTAAATTAAGCTGGAGAATTCAGTTTTCATCTGCAGACAAGTGTACTAGCTGAGGTTTCAGTGCTGACACCCACCAACTACATGGGCAGCTAAGCAGATACAGAATTTCTCAATGGGATCATTTTTGTGAAATTTATAGCACCAAGAGGCACAGAATATGTTTTCTGAAAGCAGGCTGATTTTCAGGAAAAAAGACTGAGCTATGTGCAttccaaagagaaattgaaagagaatccAGAATGTTACTCCTAGACAAGAGAATTAAGAGTTAAAGGTGATAGAAGTAGACCTGATAAATAGAAATCCCTCCTcctgaaagaggaacaaaggtccTTCCATCAATTAAATGTACTTCTTGAGCAGTTCCCTCTAACAGTCCTCAGTCACATGGGATACGATTGTATGTTTAATTTCCTGTTTTTCCTGCTTGCACAAAGTAATGAAGGACCATTGCTATGCTGCTCACTCATTACCTCAAAGCCTGGCAAAGAACAGgcactaaaacacacacacacacccacacacacacacagtcaattAATGAAGCATGCTGTCTGTTTATGTCAGAGGAAATCTACTGCTACCATTGAGGTGGAAAAAGGTACCTGAACAAGAAAAATTTACAACTGTGTTGCCAAGGAGTCTCCAAATAGGTTTATGGGGGGATAATCTAGCCTATTAAAAGTTTAGAAAAAGCAAAACTTGTACAGGTGAGTCTCATTTAATGGGAACAGTGTGTGCTTTATTTATGAGATGATATGGTTGCAGCAAGCCATCCTGAAAGCAACCTATttgatatcactttttttttttcctccagggttattgctgggcttggtgcctgcaccatgaatccactgctcctggaggccatttttccccccttttgttgcccttgttattgtagcctcgttgttattattattgccattgttgacgttgttcgttgttggacaggacagagagaaatggagagaggaggggaagacagagaggggggagagaaagatagacacctgcagacgtgcttcaccgcctgtgaagcgactcccctgcaggtggggagctgggggcttgaactgggagccttacaccggtccttgcactttgcgccacatgtgcttaacccactgcgccactgcccaacccccggttATCACTTTTAATGCATCAAATATGTAGCTCAtcagatgaggcaaaggaaattAGCTTCTAACAGACACTGCTAGGTGCTTTCTAACAGAGGCAGAATTAAAATGGTAGCAAGATGGGACCAATGTTGGCTCAGTGACAGctttcaagaaaaggaaaaaccagGGATACTGAGATACTTTTTAATAAACAGGTGCTGTACCCCTAAAACACCTGCGTTTATCTCCTATTCCTCTTGCTATATTGGGAGGGGCGAGGGGACAATAAAGCACCTACTAGATTCCAGTCCTATGAAAAAACTTAACTTCTGTCATCATCATATCAACATATCAGCTTATAGGAAGTCATCTGTAGTCACTGACCTGCCTACAAGTCCATGCAGCCTCAATACCTCCCTACATGGTTTCCCTTTTCTGTGTATGAGGAAAGGCAGAATCACTGCTTGCAACTACTCCAGAGAACCCAGGGCAGGCAGAGGTTTTCAGTGACTCGAAGCTCACCTCCCTTGCCCTAGGACATCCTTGGCAGTTGAATGGATTTGTGGTCTAAGTCCCTGAAGTCAGGAGCAGACATAAATCCATCCATCACTCACCAGGACAGATACAGACCTCAAGATAATTTGTTTTCCAATGGTTTTGGCTCAAAGTTCTAGTTTGGCATTGGCTTTTTAACAAGTAACAGCTGTAGGCAATTTTCACACAGAATAAAGACATCAATAAGGCAGAGAGTCGAATTTTCTCCCTTCTGAACACAGAACAACGAACTGTCTTCAAGATGTACACTGAGCTGCCACTACACAGGCTCCAGCTTAGGGCTCATTTTGGGAAGTTGACAGAATGTCATTGACAGGACTGTGAATGTGAATGCTTCAAGGGTGCAGGCTTTGAACACCAGCTCTACTACTGCTGATCAATCAGCAGCATCTTGTCTCCTTCGGTTGACTTTTGGTTTTAAAATACTGTAAGTGGAAAATAAAACCAAGCCCTTCAATATGTCATTATTGCCCTTCTTGATTGTCCTCATAGTAGATGATTCACTATCCTACCCTGGGGGATAATTATGTGCTCCCACCCATCCAATGACCTCAAACTTGGCTTGAAGTTCACCTAGTCTCTCCTTCTTTCACCAACTCTGGGCCTAGTCTTGGAAGATAGTAAGAAGCAGAACCACCGTAGACATGCAACATTAGTTAGAGACAGGCCCTCGCTGTTGTGATCACTGAGGTTAATCACAAGACTTACTTATGAACACAAGATTAACTTATGATGACAAGGACAGTCATGAACATTaatcctccctctgtctcttctaaTTGTTCATCCCTCCTCACCAcgcacctcctccaggaagtctaTCCTGATCCACTACCTTATCACAGTGTTGCACATCCTACAACACATCGACACACAATCTATACAGTGGTGATTTGCgctttttcctttggtgcaattccACATTCATTATCTGCCCCCATGTTTAGCTACTGAAATCATTAGCTCTTTGGAAGCAGGCTTTAGTTTTCTATTTCAAATCTTTTCACTAAGATCAAGAACAGAATTCTGCATACAGGAGAACTTGGAGAGGGTAGAAATGTCTTAAACTCTAAAAATAGTCAACACTATAAGGCATAATCATGAAGCTAAGATACCTTCTTTTTCTCAACTAAATTTGGATTGTAATAGATCTATTAATCTAATTAGGTGAGATGAACTCAAACATCAGCTTTCTGTTAGACCACTTTAGAAGCTTTTTAAGAGAATTCTAGAAGAGCTGGAGAGACTCTATCACCTGTGAAGGGCAATGTGTACACAGCCTACCTTACTTTCTTGTCCTACGAGTCATTCAAAACAGTGGCACTCTTGGGCCAGTGGACTAGCTCAGTTGGACAGTGCACTACTTTGGCATGTTtgtggcccaagtttgagcctggctcctacTGTGTcgatggaagcttcagtgctatagtctcttttactctctttgcctctgtgtctctatcaacaaaacaaaacagaagacaaTAACACTCTCTAATCTTCTGAACAATTAAATGATCTGACTAGAACCAAATCAATTACAAAATGCCAGTAGTGATCAAGGGATGAGAGAGTATTCATAGACTATTTCTAGAGCATCTAAATAAGCGTCAGACATTGGACCATCCTGACTATGTTGTATTCTCACTGACACATTACCAAAATACAGGCTCAGAAAAGCcctatgctgttttttttttttatatatatactcacaGAAATAACAAACCTATAGAAGTAACTGGAACCAAGGACTTCCTAATTTAAGTGCCTTTTAAACTATGCCCTCTGAAACATGAAATGGAAAGAAACGCTACTTCAGAAATACTTGCCAAGGTATGTTGAAGAGGGCATTTGCATGTTCTGGTAAATGGGTCCCACATTAGCTACATCTCTTATTTCAGAATAGTGGGTCCCAAAATATGATAGTGTCTATAAAAAGTTTCCCACAGCAGTTATTATTCCAATCCTGTCATTAGGAAAAAAATTATACTGTACTTAAATAATAATGTCTTTCATCAAAGGATCAAGGACAGGAGAGGTAGTATGactaatttttttataaagaccTTAACTATACACTGGGAGTAAAGGTGGAGGAAGGATTGGAGAAATCCCAGGAGGTGTGAAGCAAATGAGGGCATTATTTACACCTCTAAGTGCATATTCAGGTTCCATTTGGGgggaggaaacagaaatggcaatTTGGGGTCTAAAAGTCTTAATCCCTATTTAAAGTAGCAGTCAGGTCCTTTAGCATAGTGATGCTATTCTcgtcttttttccttctcatacACAGGCTTGTTATAGGCTCAGTGCTGACAGGGGAGGTAAAGAAACATGGCAGACACCATGATCATTTCACTGAAGAAGGGTGAGTCTGTGACTAGACACATAAACCCTCCACATTTTTTCCACtcccctcccagctcccagctgcctCTGGTGTAAAAATCTAGGACTCACCACGAGTTCACTGAACATGACATCCAACTCCTCCACAGGGGGCATGGGCAATGCTGGCTCCATGGTCTGAAGTGCAAAGTTGCTATCATTTCGCAGCCTATATGTGATTTCTGGGTGATCGTTGTTTCGGAAACAGCAAAAGATGAATGAAATTCCCCGTCCACCTCTCTTCCTTGGGGCCATGGCTGAAATGTGTTCTATTTCTTATGGTGACTAAACTCTGTGGAAAAAGGAGATAATATGGTTAAGACTTCAAAActgaataaaaatactttttttaaaaaaaagcagtagtagcttatttatttttaatacattttacttgttttatttgagacacacacacacacacacacacactcctcagcTTTGgctgcaagggcttgaacctgggactttggagcctcaggcaaaaaagtctttttgcataaccattatgttatctcccctgccttaaaaaaaaaatatatatatatatatatatatatatatatatataattttaagccAATTTTCTgccagcagtagagcacaggtatTGCTTGTTTAAGGTTCAGTTCAGACCCCAGCAATGCTAGAATGGTACTTTGGCACTCTCCATCATAAATAACTATGTAAGCAAATAAAGAAACCTTTTTAAGAAAATGATCAATTCAAGAAATACTTAGAAAGTGCCAGAAGCAATATCAGAACTCCAAAAGGCACAGTGGACAACCCCAATGGACCAGTTGTGCAGAGAACACATGCACTTCCGCTCACTTAATGGATGCCTCCTATAATCAACTACTGAGCAGAGTATGATGTCAAACATTCCACACTATAAATCTGCTCCAGTTCCATAGGCCATTGACCCACCACATTTTGTACATTGCTGGTCCTTTCTTGTTGATCCATTTTGTGCTTGTTACACCCTCCTTCAAGAATGGCCCTCTCTTTTTTACTCCTTAGAAGATCTCTTATACATGCTTCAAACCCTTccatttcaacttctttttttttaatttctttattttaatggtttacaatcaacagtaaaatacaatagtttgtacatgcataacattgctcagttttccacataacaattcatcccccactaagtcctcctctgccatcatgttccaggactaccccgtcatcccagagtcttttactttggtgcaatacaccagctccagtccaagctctgctttgtattttcccatctgttcttattttcaacttctgactatgagtgagatcatcccatactcacccttctctttttgatttatctcacttaagatgaacttctccttttttaaaacttattattttattttataggacacagagtaattgagaggagaaggggagatagaaagacaaagaaagactcCTTCAGCTCTGTTACATGCAGGTGAGGCTCCTCCCCTACCTTCACCCCCAGCAAATAGCAACTGGGGACTTGACTCTGGAtccctgtgcttggtaatgtTGTGTTCAACTGAGTAtgtcactgtccagcccccaactTCTCTTTTAACTTCCCcaagtagaaatatatatatatatatataatctattcaTTCTACAAATAACTCATGCCACATTCTAAGTAGTTTTCGAGTGTCTTCCTGCTAGATTACAATTTAAAGGAGAAAAGGGATACTGCATCAAACTGATGACTGGTTCTCTGCACAAGCTAAGTTATGTTAGTTTTAATAATTATTTGGTTTTAACTATTAGGATGGTAAGAGGCATTCAATTTATGCATGTTGTCCTGAATAAACTGCATTCATAACTAAGGAAaagcctatttttatttttattgccaccagagttatgccTAGATCTTGGTGCCCTAGAGCTCCCAGTGGCTCTCCTTACCCTTCCCCTCTATTCCCCTCTCATCCCCaactccattcttttcttttttctcttctctttcctcttcttttttccttttctcacctcctcttactttcctcaatttttttttcatttttatttattgatttttattagatagagacagagaaatttaagaggggagggagagatagggagaaaggcagagagacacccatacctctacttcaccacttatgaagcttccccctgaagggggggaccagggacttgaacctgggtccttgtgcactctaatgtgagtacttaactaggtgctccactgcctagccccccccacttttattttcacttgataatacagaaaaattgagaggggaggagggagagatagagatacatgcagtcctacttcactactAGTAAAACTTCTTCCCTGtagggggacaaggggcttgaaccagggtccttgcccactgtaacatgtgtcacTACTAACCAGCCCCAAGGAAGAGCATTTTAACATGACCTAGAAAAATCAGAGGTTTTCAAACAGAAAAGATCCACTGAATTCACAAATGAGGAGATGGTTACACCACAGAATATTTACATAGTAGAATACTGTACTACTCACTCACTAAAAACAAGGTACCTATGTATTTAAGTATAGAAAACcacaatgatatatatattccacattaGTGTATTACATGTTTTAAAGcttttgtgaatatatatatgagaaagtaTTAAAAGTAGAACTTCCAAAATAAACATGAGACTTCTTCACTTATTCCTTTTCACTGTGGaccctttttaatttgatttttttttctctctagggttatcattggggctcagtgcctgcactatgaatccactgctcctggaggccattttttccccatttttgttgcccttgctgttgtatttattgttattgttgtcattgctattgtataggacacagagaaatcaagagaggaggggaagacagagagggatagagaaagatagacacctgcagacctgctttacctcttgtgaagcgacctccctacagATAGGGAGTTCGATCTGGGACCCTTACGacgatccttgcattttgcacaatgtgcgcttaatccgctgtgctactgcccagctcctaatTTGATTTTTTACCATAAGCACATTCTAATaatcatttagtttttttttctaagtcacaatTAGTATGTCTGTTACCTGGGTAAAATTTCCAAGTGAGAAAAGTCAGTTATAGAATAATGTTCCCTGTGTTGTAAGAACAACCTtgggggctgagtagtggcacgCTTGGTAGAGTgcgtacattaccatgtgcaaagacctgggttcaagtccctagtcctcactggctggaggaaaacttcacaagtggtgaagcaaacagtgtttcaggtatctctcctttccacCCCttacctatctctctccctccaacacaccctctctctttccctctctgtacccTCCCCCATGTCTTTCACCATCTACCAAAACAAGTCACTGGGAGTCGTAGAGTCAGcatacaggtactgagccccagcaataaccttgatggcaaaaaaaaaaaaaaaaaaagtgtgtgtatgtgtgtggggtggggtggagtggggtggatAAACATCACATTAATTGTAGAAATACTTATAACAGCTAGAATATGAAGACAATCCAAATGTACATGGATagataactggataaaaaagactatatatctatatgtaaATGTCCACATACTATGAGATACTATTCAGTTATAAAGAAAGGTGAAATTCTGCTATCTGTAGCAAAGTGAAATAAACTTGAGGGGCTTATGGGaagtgaaataaattagaaagaaagaccaaagattggatggttttactcatgcGTGGTCTAAGGAAATATGGCTGatgaaaggataaaaaaaagtaaaaacaaattaataGACACTGACAACAGGACTAGGTTAGAtgagggagggggaaaacaggaggttaaaataaagggtcttaaggcaGGGTGGTATATGTTCGTACTTTTTTTATGACTCATTTTGTTTTAGTGAACTAAAAATAATTAGCAGCCAAAAAAACCTTACTCAAAAATCTAAATAGTTGAGAAGTAAATGCACAGCAAAAGGTGTGGAAAGGCAGTTTCCTCAGTTGctgattcagagagagaggaggcagggaaATGCCAAGGAAGGTACCAGTCTTTTCAtgacttcttaaaaaaaacagtaaaggcATATTCATGTGTAACTTTTGCAGATTTTTCAATGTTTAAAGAGATGgtgttgaaaggaaaaaaaagaggcaggatGTGAATTGAAagggcagaggaggagaaatacatCTGTGTAGGGAAAGAGGTGGGAACAATCATGAATttgaggaaggagacagaggaagTGAGATCTAGAGATGGACTGGTGCCTGGAAGCTACAATCCTGGTTGATGAATCTGGATTTACCTCAAAAGCAACGTGGAAGTCACATTTAGAAGACTtcctaatcatatatatatatatatatatatatatatatatatatatattcccttttgttgccattgttgtttttgttattgtcatagttattattgatgtcactgttgtaaggtaggacagagagaaacggagagaggagggggaagacagagggggagagaaagatagacacctgcagacctgcttcaccgcctgtgaagtgacacccctgcaggtggggagccagtggcttgagccaggatccttaaacaggtccttgtgcttcacaccacatgcgcttaacccgctgcgctactgcccgactcctagccTTCCTAATcttatctctaaaaaaaaaaattttttttccagaaaacagAAGTTGATTATGTCTTGATACTACTCTCACTTTTTCAAACTGTGGGAAAATGATCTTACTGAAGAGGCAACCATCAATGCAGAACACCCTCAGTCAGAATAAACTAAAGACTAGCAGACTAAGAAATAAATAGTGCCATGCTACCAATGACAGCCCAACTCAGGATGCTGAGAGAAGGGCTGCAGCTACTATAGGCACTTCCTGAGAGGGATAGAAGGCCCATGGGGGAGGCAGACTCTACAATAACTTGAGAATTGATGTCAGGGTGCTCTCTAGATGCCAGGGTGTTCTTTAGAAACAAACAAGATCAGTTTGAA
This DNA window, taken from Erinaceus europaeus chromosome 16, mEriEur2.1, whole genome shotgun sequence, encodes the following:
- the LOC132533436 gene encoding disheveled-associated activator of morphogenesis 1-like; the encoded protein is MAPRKRGGRGISFIFCCFRNNDHPEITYRLRNDSNFALQTMEPALPMPPVEELDVMFSELVDELDLTDKHREAMFALPAEKKWQIYCSKKK